The following proteins come from a genomic window of Galactobacillus timonensis:
- the rpsR gene encoding 30S ribosomal protein S18: MPFKKQRMGGRKVCYFTKNNIKYIDYKDVELLKKFISANGKILPRRVTGTSSKYQRKLAVAIKRARQMALLPYVAD, from the coding sequence ATGCCATTCAAGAAGCAGAGAATGGGTGGACGCAAGGTCTGCTATTTCACGAAGAATAACATCAAGTACATCGATTACAAGGATGTTGAGCTGCTGAAGAAGTTCATTTCCGCCAACGGCAAGATTCTTCCGCGCCGTGTTACGGGTACGAGCTCCAAGTATCAGCGCAAGCTGGCGGTCGCAATCAAGCGTGCCCGTCAGATGGCTCTTCTGCCTTACGTCGCTGACTAA
- a CDS encoding TlpA family protein disulfide reductase, with the protein MRKVKLILAGVMSLTLAACKPNLNIDASATAEASSAPEYTITNSVDLVTSEADMTGYQWLYDTDPPFVETTFQESIRMFTEKGSGILYYGRTNCPWCQRAVPVLDEVAQETGVTIYYIDASQPLATAADGSVDATKSQEVYQELLGYISPILEKDEDGKPAFQIPEVIGVKNGEIVGHHLSLVDSFSLDSEDAQMNDEQVAELKDIYRRIIAATAD; encoded by the coding sequence ATGAGAAAAGTGAAACTGATCCTGGCGGGCGTGATGTCGCTGACGCTGGCGGCATGCAAGCCGAATCTGAACATTGATGCGTCGGCGACGGCTGAGGCGAGCAGTGCGCCGGAATATACGATTACCAATTCCGTTGATCTTGTGACGAGTGAAGCGGATATGACCGGGTACCAGTGGCTGTATGATACGGATCCGCCCTTTGTGGAGACGACATTCCAGGAGTCGATCCGGATGTTTACGGAAAAGGGCAGCGGCATTCTGTACTATGGCCGCACCAACTGTCCCTGGTGCCAGCGTGCTGTGCCGGTGCTGGATGAAGTTGCGCAGGAAACCGGTGTAACAATCTATTACATCGATGCGTCACAGCCTTTGGCAACAGCGGCAGACGGCTCGGTCGATGCGACAAAGAGTCAGGAAGTGTATCAGGAGCTGCTGGGCTACATTTCGCCGATTCTGGAAAAGGACGAGGACGGCAAGCCGGCGTTCCAGATTCCGGAAGTCATTGGCGTAAAGAACGGTGAAATTGTCGGCCATCATCTGTCACTCGTTGACAGCTTTTCGCTGGACAGCGAAGATGCGCAGATGAACGATGAGCAGGTCGCGGAACTGAAGGATATTTATCGTCGGATCATTGCGGCGACGGCAGACTGA
- a CDS encoding DUF2232 domain-containing protein codes for MNKNVRRLTDGAMMIAITAVFLLLDRALANTLTYYLMFIMPLPMVFYGAKYGWKGSWAVYAALILVAFVVTTPQYIFYVAAEGFLGMAYGCGIYNKRPQNQLVIEAMVIGVIVNLIDTVIISAMLGYDLTKQTAEMTNMMNQAFEQSGLTMPSNVDLSSMIRELIIVTAILSGVLEGYVTHVLSRLMLKRLRFPVEAAQPLLLYYPPKWTGYAALAGFVIYIWTNTHTIVNATLLSVLQAYGLIGYFYLIFFGMIAVAGMLALRGNAKRRVLYGILAFIVALSLSYVAMVLGFLYISASLHDQILANGGNSHAEKNQ; via the coding sequence GTGAACAAAAATGTGCGCAGACTGACAGACGGGGCGATGATGATTGCCATTACGGCGGTCTTCCTCCTGCTGGACCGTGCTCTGGCAAATACGCTGACATACTATCTGATGTTCATCATGCCGCTGCCGATGGTGTTCTATGGAGCCAAATACGGCTGGAAGGGAAGCTGGGCGGTGTATGCGGCACTGATCCTGGTGGCCTTTGTGGTGACGACGCCGCAGTACATCTTCTATGTGGCTGCGGAAGGATTTCTTGGTATGGCGTACGGGTGCGGCATTTACAATAAGCGTCCGCAGAACCAGCTGGTCATTGAGGCGATGGTCATCGGTGTCATCGTCAATCTGATCGATACGGTCATTATTTCGGCGATGCTCGGGTATGATCTGACGAAGCAGACGGCGGAAATGACGAACATGATGAACCAGGCATTTGAGCAGAGCGGATTAACGATGCCGTCGAATGTGGATCTTTCGAGCATGATCCGGGAGCTGATCATTGTGACGGCAATTCTTTCCGGCGTTCTGGAGGGCTATGTGACCCATGTTCTGAGCCGGCTGATGTTGAAGCGGCTGCGTTTCCCTGTGGAGGCGGCCCAGCCTCTGCTGCTGTACTATCCGCCAAAGTGGACAGGCTATGCGGCGCTGGCGGGTTTTGTAATCTATATCTGGACCAATACGCATACAATCGTAAATGCGACGCTGTTATCGGTGCTGCAGGCATACGGGCTGATCGGTTATTTCTATTTGATCTTCTTCGGTATGATTGCGGTGGCGGGGATGCTTGCTCTGCGGGGCAATGCGAAGCGTCGCGTACTTTACGGGATTCTGGCATTCATCGTGGCGCTCAGTCTGAGCTATGTGGCGATGGTGCTCGGGTTCCTCTACATTAGTGCAAGCCTGCACGATCAGATTCTTGCCAACGGAGGCAATTCGCATGCAGAAAAAAATCAGTGA
- the rpsF gene encoding 30S ribosomal protein S6, protein MSKYEVMYIVNANVDEDKRKQLIADMANIITSNGGKVTGTNEWGMRDFAYEIDDMTKGYYVVVDFESNADTEKELDRLMRINGSIVRHMIVNTDDAPVPEAK, encoded by the coding sequence ATGAGCAAGTACGAAGTAATGTACATCGTCAATGCGAATGTCGATGAGGACAAGCGCAAGCAGCTGATTGCGGATATGGCTAACATTATCACCAGCAACGGCGGCAAGGTCACCGGCACCAATGAATGGGGTATGCGTGATTTTGCGTATGAAATTGACGATATGACCAAGGGCTACTACGTTGTAGTTGACTTTGAGTCGAACGCAGATACGGAAAAGGAACTTGACCGTCTGATGCGCATCAATGGCAGCATTGTTCGCCATATGATCGTGAATACGGATGATGCTCCGGTTCCGGAGGCTAAGTAA
- a CDS encoding IS1182 family transposase: MIDMPQLDLGSYNGLYDILIPRDNFWRQMNETIDFSFVAKEVQKNYSDCMGRTAADPVLLFKYLLLKTARKLSDRDLIERVRYDMEMKYFLGYRPEETEFIDPSLLTKFRRTRLKDTDLLDVLIGKTVEIGKKKGVIHDHEKIIVDSTHTNALYQHISPREELIRRAKELRKSVYAADETMKGRMPKKRESSGLLEDEIEYCKELLDLIASDERLQKIPDIQERLNYLKEGVEDTSEQFEFSRDPDAKVGHKTADTSFFGYKTHIAMTTDRVIVSAAVTTGEKHDGKQAADLIEKAEDAGVTVDALIGDGAYSEKDNIEYTSEKGIKLASKLSENVLHGSREKEFEFNKDAGMYVCPAGHMAVRKSKGGQEKAANGSDTKVVTYFFDVEKCRNCPLRNGCYKEGAKSKTYSVKIKSDTHIAQMDYMKSDEFRELYAERYKIEAKNAELKQTLDYGNAHACGMNGMTIQAAVSIFLVNLKRIKTLETSVKGAPDKE, translated from the coding sequence ATGATTGATATGCCCCAGTTGGATCTTGGCTCTTATAACGGGCTCTACGATATTCTGATCCCTAGAGATAACTTCTGGCGTCAGATGAACGAAACGATTGACTTCTCTTTTGTTGCAAAAGAAGTTCAGAAGAACTACAGCGACTGTATGGGCAGAACTGCAGCTGATCCGGTACTGCTGTTCAAATATCTGCTTCTTAAGACCGCACGCAAGCTCAGTGATCGTGATCTGATTGAAAGAGTCCGGTATGATATGGAAATGAAATACTTTCTGGGCTATAGGCCTGAGGAAACTGAATTCATTGATCCGAGCCTGCTTACCAAATTCCGCAGAACCAGACTCAAGGATACCGACCTGCTGGATGTGCTGATTGGCAAGACTGTTGAAATCGGGAAGAAGAAAGGAGTCATTCATGATCATGAAAAGATCATCGTCGATTCCACTCATACCAATGCACTCTACCAGCATATTTCTCCGCGTGAGGAACTGATCAGGCGGGCAAAGGAACTGAGAAAGTCTGTATATGCAGCGGATGAAACCATGAAGGGCAGAATGCCGAAGAAGCGGGAAAGCAGCGGTCTTCTGGAGGATGAAATCGAATACTGCAAGGAATTGCTGGATCTGATCGCTTCAGATGAACGGCTTCAGAAGATACCGGATATCCAGGAACGTCTCAATTACCTGAAAGAAGGAGTGGAAGACACGAGTGAACAGTTTGAATTCTCCAGAGATCCGGATGCGAAAGTGGGGCACAAAACTGCAGACACTTCCTTCTTCGGGTATAAGACGCATATTGCCATGACCACGGACAGAGTCATTGTGAGTGCGGCAGTGACAACCGGAGAGAAACATGACGGCAAGCAGGCTGCAGATCTGATTGAGAAAGCAGAAGACGCAGGAGTAACCGTGGACGCTCTGATTGGTGATGGTGCATATTCCGAGAAAGACAATATTGAATACACCTCAGAAAAAGGAATCAAGCTGGCATCAAAGCTGAGTGAGAATGTTCTACATGGAAGCCGGGAGAAAGAGTTTGAGTTCAACAAGGATGCCGGGATGTATGTATGCCCGGCAGGACATATGGCAGTCAGAAAAAGCAAAGGCGGTCAGGAGAAAGCAGCGAATGGTTCTGATACAAAAGTAGTTACCTATTTCTTCGATGTAGAGAAATGCAGAAACTGTCCTTTGCGAAACGGCTGTTACAAGGAAGGCGCGAAGTCAAAAACCTACTCGGTAAAGATCAAATCAGATACGCATATTGCTCAGATGGATTACATGAAGTCAGATGAATTCAGAGAACTATATGCTGAGCGATACAAGATCGAGGCTAAAAATGCGGAACTGAAGCAGACCCTCGATTATGGAAATGCCCATGCGTGCGGAATGAACGGAATGACGATACAGGCAGCAGTATCGATTTTTCTTGTGAACCTGAAGAGGATAAAAACACTGGAAACAAGCGTTAAGGGGGCACCAGATAAGGAATAA
- the ssb gene encoding single-stranded DNA-binding protein codes for MAGSLNSVVLVGRLTRDVEVRKTASGISMARFTVAVDRRVSSSRDNGNGGNGQQPTADFISCIAWRQRADFLGSYGRKGTLIGVEGSIQTGSYTNQSGQKVYTTDVVADNVQLLESRSASQNRSADQSYGNTGSYSSPAPSYESVASSSANSPSNSEDFDTGPDLDISSDDLPF; via the coding sequence ATGGCAGGCAGCCTGAACAGTGTTGTTCTGGTTGGGCGCCTGACGCGCGACGTTGAGGTTCGCAAGACAGCAAGCGGAATCTCGATGGCTCGTTTTACCGTTGCCGTTGATCGCCGTGTTTCCAGCAGCCGCGATAACGGAAACGGGGGCAATGGTCAGCAGCCGACCGCTGACTTCATCAGCTGCATTGCCTGGAGGCAGCGTGCCGATTTCCTTGGCTCCTATGGGAGAAAGGGTACATTGATCGGTGTCGAGGGCTCCATTCAGACGGGCAGCTATACGAATCAGAGCGGGCAGAAAGTCTACACTACGGATGTTGTGGCAGACAATGTGCAGCTTCTGGAGAGCCGCAGCGCGTCGCAGAATCGTTCTGCGGATCAGAGCTATGGCAATACCGGCAGCTATTCGTCGCCGGCTCCAAGCTATGAGAGCGTGGCTTCGTCTTCGGCTAATTCGCCGTCGAACTCTGAGGATTTTGATACGGGTCCTGATCTGGACATTTCCAGTGATGACCTGCCCTTCTAA
- a CDS encoding 1-phosphofructokinase family hexose kinase, with the protein MIVTCTMNPSLDYFLEFDKRVKNGAMNRAAMQYFRPAGKGINVSVVLNNLQIPSRATGFLGGFVRDFYVQLLQQYPYIEPSFTYIPQQTRINVKVADNKEETELNVDGPAITDSDMKKLKEKVERLNDGDYFVLAGHCQEYLFDTVDQMLAAGEECGAKICLDTNIEIIEKTLARRPFMVKRRVRDLGQRNGDDAAIEQAAQALHEAGAQHVLVLGDDSRRAWMVCDQGTYVCDVLDDGEKAVITVGAGDAMQAGFLMDWLRSMDALDSFRYGCAAARAAALSHDFGGREEVESGYQSRKVVQK; encoded by the coding sequence ATGATCGTGACATGTACGATGAATCCGTCGCTGGATTATTTTCTTGAGTTTGACAAGCGGGTAAAGAACGGGGCGATGAACCGTGCTGCGATGCAGTACTTTCGTCCGGCCGGCAAGGGCATCAATGTGTCGGTTGTTCTGAACAATCTGCAGATTCCTTCGCGGGCTACGGGATTCCTTGGCGGCTTTGTGCGTGATTTCTATGTGCAGCTGCTGCAGCAGTATCCCTACATTGAGCCGAGCTTTACCTACATTCCGCAGCAGACGCGGATCAATGTGAAGGTTGCGGACAATAAGGAAGAGACGGAGCTGAATGTCGATGGTCCGGCGATCACGGATTCTGACATGAAGAAACTGAAGGAAAAGGTGGAACGTCTCAACGATGGCGACTACTTTGTGCTTGCTGGACATTGTCAGGAATATTTGTTTGATACGGTTGATCAGATGCTTGCGGCAGGGGAAGAATGCGGGGCGAAGATCTGTCTCGATACCAATATTGAAATCATTGAAAAGACACTGGCACGCCGGCCGTTTATGGTGAAGCGGCGGGTGCGTGATCTTGGCCAGCGTAATGGTGATGATGCGGCCATTGAACAGGCGGCACAGGCTCTGCATGAAGCGGGTGCCCAGCATGTACTGGTGCTTGGCGATGACAGTCGGCGGGCATGGATGGTGTGTGATCAGGGCACGTATGTGTGCGATGTCCTGGATGATGGTGAGAAGGCTGTGATTACGGTTGGCGCTGGGGACGCGATGCAGGCAGGCTTCCTGATGGACTGGCTGCGTTCGATGGATGCGCTGGACAGCTTCCGCTATGGCTGCGCAGCGGCGCGTGCGGCGGCACTTTCACATGACTTCGGAGGGAGAGAAGAAGTGGAAAGCGGCTATCAGTCACGGAAGGTGGTTCAGAAATGA
- a CDS encoding GyrI-like domain-containing protein, with product MEQYFDEKKAFTIVGYGMDVPYERCYEEIPVFWDTFNKRRNPLALKGMFGLCQMGETGMHYVIGDVYLPWMKLEADMEAVEIPGGRWAVFPAHGALPDALQKVNTKVWQEWVPAHNGDHPIIPGYSLEMYTEPVEDMSKYYSEIWVPLAEKPEK from the coding sequence ATGGAACAGTATTTCGATGAGAAGAAGGCATTTACCATTGTCGGCTACGGAATGGATGTTCCCTATGAGCGCTGCTATGAAGAGATTCCTGTCTTCTGGGATACGTTCAACAAGCGCCGCAATCCGCTGGCGTTAAAGGGAATGTTCGGACTTTGTCAGATGGGCGAAACGGGTATGCATTATGTGATTGGAGACGTGTATCTGCCCTGGATGAAGCTGGAAGCTGATATGGAGGCGGTAGAGATTCCGGGCGGCAGGTGGGCTGTGTTTCCTGCGCACGGGGCATTGCCGGATGCGCTGCAGAAGGTGAATACGAAAGTGTGGCAGGAGTGGGTTCCTGCGCATAACGGGGATCATCCGATTATTCCGGGATATTCGCTGGAGATGTATACGGAGCCGGTGGAAGATATGTCAAAGTATTACAGTGAAATCTGGGTTCCGCTGGCGGAAAAGCCTGAAAAATAG